From Abyssibius alkaniclasticus:
GAAAGCCGTCGCCCTGCCGCGCCTCGAAGGAGGCGTAGATCGCGGAGAGGGTCGGCGTCGGGGGGGTGGGGAGCTCGGCCATCAGCATGCCTCCTCCCGCTCGAGCCGCGCCCGCGCCTCAGCCAGCACCGCGGTCCAGGCGGCGCTGTCATGGCGTTCGCGCAGGACGGCGATGATCGTGTCCTTCAGGCGCTCGCGCCGGCGGCGGCCGCCCTGACGGGCGACGATCTCGGCGCGCTCGCGATTGAGGTGACGCAGCGCCGTGCGCGCACGGTGAAACCAGTCGGGGTCGATCGGCTTCGCCGTCCGCTGCCGCGTGAGATCCGCGGTCGCGATCTGCGTGCGGATCTTCGCGATGGCGTCCTCGATCTCGATCAGGCGCCGGGTGTCGTCAGGCAAGCCAGGGGCGTTCGCGGCCGCGCAGGCCGCGTCGGTGGTGTTGGTCATGGTCGGTCTCTCGGGTCTGGCGATGTCCGGGCCTCCGCAGGTCTCAGCCCGCGGCGGCCGAGGGCCTCAGCTCTTGCGGTTCCAGGGCGCGGTGGCCGGGCGGGCGGGCGCCGACTGCGCGGGCGCGCTGGTCGGCTGCGTGGCGGCGGACTTCGGCGGGGTCGCCTGCGCCGGGGCCTCCGGCACCATGTAGCGGATCGTGTTACGCTCGCCGTAGCCGTCCTTCGGGGGCTTCACCCCGACCTGGATCGTCATCGGGATCAGGTGCAGCTCCTCGCTGTCGTTCACCTGCAGCTTGCCCGTGGCGTGGCAGATCGCCGACAACGTGCGCTGTGCGATCTCGACCGTGGTCGGATTGGCGTTCACGAGGTTCAGCTGGTCGAAGACCTTGCGGCCCTGCTGCGGCCCCTCGAGGATGTCGAGCATCAGCCAGAGATACTTCCCCATCCCGTTCTTCGTGACGCGCATCTCGCTCTCGACGATCTGGGCGCGATACTTGCCCGCGGGCAGGATCTCGTAGGCGGTGGTGGGCTCGATGCCGGCGGCGTCAAAGGCGGTGTCGAAACGTGCCATCGTGCTGTCCTTTCAGTCGTAATCAGGCGGATTGGGGCATGGCGGCCAGGAACTCCGACCACTCGAGAGGGAGCGTTTCCGGCAGGCCGTAGCGGTTCTTTGCGAGGAAGGCGGGGCGCTCTTCGGTGTGCATGACGCGCGCACCGGACCCGAGCGCCCGGGTCACCTTCTTGTTGAAGCCCACGTCGGACTTGCTGACCGAGATCCGGTAGTTGGCGAAGAGCACCACGTCCGAGTGCTCCTGCAGCAGCGCGGAGGCGCGGGCCTGCAGCTTGATCACGTACCGGTCGTAGGGTTCGTGCTCGGGGCTGTCGAAGCGCTTGATGCCGGTGTGGGCGATCTGGATGACCGCCATGCCCTTCCGGTCGCGGAGCCCGTTCAGCTTGTCGATGTATTCGCGCCAGATGTTCAGCGCCTCGGCGTAGCCCTTGCCGAAGCCAGGGCTTTCGATCGACTGCCAGCCGTTGCGACGGCAGGCCTCGGCCCAGATCAGCGGCTCCAGCCAGTCCACGCTGTCGACCACCACCGTCGAATAGGGGTGGTCCTCGTCGAGCAAGGCGTCGAGCGCTTCGGCGACCTCGGCGTAGCTCGTCGCCAGCGGGAAATGCGGCACCTGCAGCTTGCCGAGACCGTCCTCGGTGAGGATGAACACGGGCGCGTCGGCAGACGCGGCGAACGTGGATTTGCCGATGCCGGCGACGCCATGGATCAGCACGCGCGGCGGGCGCAGCACCGTCGAGGTGCGCAGGGATGCGAGCGAGATGGCCATTAGCGCACCTCCTCGCCGAGCAGCAGCCGGAACTTCGGCTTGGCCGTCCGGACCGTGCGGGCGGGCTCAAACTCCTGGCGGATGTCCTTGGGCCAGGCGGTGTACTTCCGCTCGGAGACGCTGAGTGCGATGTCCACGTACTCGGTGGGATCGGCGCCATCCGCCCGGATTCGCTCGACCAGACCGGCGAGCATCGCCTGGTCCCAATCGACGCGCTTCGGCAGCTCCGCGACCACGGTGACCTGGCCGTCCTGCAACCGGACAGTGCCGGTGTCCTTGCCTTCCGCGCGGCGCGCCTCCTGCGCCTGGTCGCCATACTTGAGCGCGATAGCGCCATCGAGCCAGTCGCTGAGGTTCTTGGCAGCGCGCAGCCGCTCGTCAGCGTCCTGCTTCAGGAGCGCCAGCTGGTCGCCCGGCAGCGCGGCGATCTCGCCGACCGGCAGGGTGGGAAGGTTGTCGAGGGTGATGCGGTTGGGGATCGTCATGGCCGCCCCCTCACGCCAGCTTCACGGCGGGCTTGTCGGCCGTGCTCGAGCAGTGCCGGTTGGCCTCGTAGGCCTCGACATCCTCGA
This genomic window contains:
- a CDS encoding DUF669 domain-containing protein, producing MARFDTAFDAAGIEPTTAYEILPAGKYRAQIVESEMRVTKNGMGKYLWLMLDILEGPQQGRKVFDQLNLVNANPTTVEIAQRTLSAICHATGKLQVNDSEELHLIPMTIQVGVKPPKDGYGERNTIRYMVPEAPAQATPPKSAATQPTSAPAQSAPARPATAPWNRKS
- a CDS encoding ATP-binding protein, translating into MAISLASLRTSTVLRPPRVLIHGVAGIGKSTFAASADAPVFILTEDGLGKLQVPHFPLATSYAEVAEALDALLDEDHPYSTVVVDSVDWLEPLIWAEACRRNGWQSIESPGFGKGYAEALNIWREYIDKLNGLRDRKGMAVIQIAHTGIKRFDSPEHEPYDRYVIKLQARASALLQEHSDVVLFANYRISVSKSDVGFNKKVTRALGSGARVMHTEERPAFLAKNRYGLPETLPLEWSEFLAAMPQSA